In Alteromonas naphthalenivorans, one DNA window encodes the following:
- the secA gene encoding preprotein translocase subunit SecA: protein MFSSILRKVFGSRNDRLLKKLQKNVDAINALEAEYEQLSDEALKAKTAEFKQRIEKGESLEDLMYEAFATVREASKRVYGMRHFDVQMLGGQVLHEGKISEMRTGEGKTLTATLPTYLNALSGKGVHVITVNDYLAKRDAEWANQLFTFLGMRVGCNVPGMAHEQKRDAYQADVTYGTNNEFGFDYLRDNMAFSPQDRVQRPLNFAVVDEVDSILIDEARTPLIISGQAEDSSELYRRINLVIPELIQQEEEDEEGKEGDGDYTIDLKAKQIHLTERGQGHVEEILHRAGVLPEGESLFAAGNISLLHHINAALRAHKLFSKDVDYIVKEDQIVIVDEHTGRTMEGRRWSEGLHQAVEAKEGVKIQNENQTLASITFQNYFRLYNKLAGMTGTADTEAFEFQHIYSLETVVLPTNKPMQRKDKADLIYLTAEEKYDAIVEDIKACVERGQPTLVGTVSIENSELLSRVLKKSKIPHKVLNAKFHEHEADIVAQAGKPGAVTIATNMAGRGTDIVLGGNWQAEIEKIENPTQAQIDKIKAEWKVRHDAVLASGGLHIIGTERHESRRIDNQLRGRSGRQGDPGSSRFYLSLDDALMRIFASEKMGNMMKRLGMEKGEAIEHPWVTRAIENAQRKVEGRNFDIRKQLLEYDDVANDQRKVIYEQRNELLDEGDISETIAVIREDVVSGVVDEYIPPQSLEEMWDVKGLEERLRADFAVDLPIQNWLESDDKLYEEKLRERIHGEVVASYKEKEAVVGEQVLRQFEKAVMLQNLDSHWKEHLAAMDHLRQGIGLRSYAQKNPKQEYKRESFALFSQMLEALKVEVITILSRVKVQAEEDVEKVEEQRRQADNVPKQFEHENASATEAPPEAASDKVRTEVRDGPKVGRNDPCPCGSGKKYKQCHGKLS, encoded by the coding sequence ATGTTTTCAAGCATCCTTAGAAAAGTGTTCGGTAGCCGAAACGACCGTCTATTAAAAAAATTACAAAAAAATGTAGATGCCATCAATGCACTGGAAGCAGAGTATGAACAGCTTTCTGATGAGGCGTTAAAAGCAAAAACGGCTGAGTTTAAACAGCGAATCGAAAAAGGCGAAAGCCTTGAAGATCTTATGTACGAAGCTTTTGCTACCGTACGTGAAGCAAGTAAACGTGTGTACGGCATGCGCCACTTCGACGTACAAATGCTTGGCGGCCAAGTATTACACGAAGGCAAAATTTCAGAAATGCGTACCGGTGAAGGTAAAACCCTTACCGCTACCTTGCCAACTTATTTAAATGCCTTATCAGGTAAAGGTGTTCACGTTATTACCGTGAACGATTACCTCGCTAAGCGTGATGCTGAATGGGCTAACCAGCTGTTCACTTTCTTGGGTATGCGTGTAGGTTGTAACGTACCCGGTATGGCGCACGAGCAAAAGCGTGACGCTTACCAAGCTGACGTTACCTATGGTACAAACAACGAGTTCGGCTTTGATTACTTGCGTGACAACATGGCGTTTAGCCCGCAAGACCGCGTTCAGCGCCCACTTAACTTTGCTGTAGTGGATGAAGTAGATTCAATCCTAATTGATGAAGCCCGTACTCCGCTTATTATTTCAGGCCAAGCAGAAGACAGTTCTGAACTTTACCGCCGTATTAATTTAGTTATACCTGAATTGATTCAGCAAGAAGAAGAAGACGAAGAAGGCAAAGAAGGCGACGGTGATTACACTATCGACCTTAAAGCGAAACAAATTCATTTAACTGAACGTGGCCAGGGCCATGTAGAAGAAATTTTGCATCGTGCAGGCGTATTGCCAGAAGGCGAATCGTTATTTGCTGCGGGTAATATCTCATTACTTCACCACATTAACGCAGCCCTTCGTGCACACAAATTGTTTTCAAAAGATGTAGATTACATCGTTAAAGAAGACCAAATCGTTATTGTTGATGAGCATACTGGTCGTACAATGGAAGGTCGTCGTTGGTCTGAAGGTTTACACCAAGCTGTTGAAGCAAAAGAAGGTGTGAAGATTCAAAATGAGAACCAAACCTTAGCGTCTATTACTTTCCAAAACTACTTCCGCTTGTACAACAAACTTGCGGGTATGACAGGTACTGCCGATACGGAAGCGTTCGAATTCCAGCATATATACAGCCTAGAAACGGTTGTATTGCCGACCAACAAACCTATGCAGCGTAAAGATAAGGCCGACCTTATCTATTTAACGGCAGAAGAAAAATACGATGCTATTGTAGAAGATATTAAAGCATGTGTTGAGCGCGGTCAGCCTACCTTGGTAGGGACAGTATCGATTGAAAACTCTGAGTTGTTGTCTCGGGTACTTAAGAAAAGCAAAATTCCCCATAAAGTACTTAACGCTAAGTTCCACGAACACGAAGCCGATATTGTTGCTCAAGCCGGTAAGCCAGGTGCGGTAACTATAGCGACTAACATGGCAGGTCGTGGAACGGATATTGTGCTTGGCGGTAACTGGCAAGCAGAAATCGAAAAAATCGAAAACCCTACTCAAGCACAAATCGATAAGATTAAGGCTGAGTGGAAAGTACGCCATGACGCCGTTCTAGCATCAGGCGGTTTGCATATCATTGGTACAGAGCGCCATGAATCTCGCCGTATCGATAATCAGCTGCGCGGTCGTTCAGGTCGTCAGGGTGATCCAGGTTCAAGCCGTTTTTACTTGTCTCTAGATGATGCCCTAATGCGTATTTTTGCCTCTGAAAAAATGGGCAACATGATGAAGCGCTTAGGGATGGAAAAAGGCGAAGCCATTGAACACCCATGGGTAACCCGCGCTATCGAAAACGCCCAACGTAAAGTAGAAGGTCGTAACTTCGATATTCGTAAGCAACTACTTGAATACGATGATGTGGCAAACGACCAACGTAAAGTGATTTATGAGCAGCGCAATGAGTTGCTTGATGAAGGCGACATTAGCGAAACCATCGCAGTAATCCGCGAAGACGTGGTAAGCGGTGTGGTTGATGAATATATTCCACCACAGTCTCTAGAAGAAATGTGGGATGTGAAAGGGTTAGAAGAGCGTTTACGCGCTGACTTCGCCGTAGACTTGCCTATTCAAAACTGGTTAGAAAGCGACGACAAACTTTATGAAGAAAAGCTTCGTGAGCGTATTCATGGTGAAGTAGTCGCTAGCTATAAAGAGAAAGAAGCGGTAGTGGGCGAACAAGTACTTCGTCAGTTTGAAAAAGCCGTGATGCTACAAAACCTAGACAGCCATTGGAAAGAACATTTGGCGGCCATGGATCACCTTCGTCAAGGTATTGGACTTCGCAGCTACGCGCAGAAAAATCCGAAGCAAGAATACAAGCGCGAGTCGTTTGCTTTGTTTTCACAAATGCTAGAAGCGTTGAAAGTTGAAGTGATTACGATTCTTTCACGTGTGAAAGTACAAGCTGAAGAAGACGTTGAGAAAGTTGAAGAGCAGCGTCGTCAAGCGGATAACGTGCCTAAGCAATTTGAGCACGAAAACGCGTCAGCTACTGAAGCACCGCCAGAAGCAGCTAGCGATAAAGTACGTACAGAGGTACGTGACGGCCCTAAAGTAGGTCGCAACGATCCTTGCCCTTGTGGTTCAGGCAAAAAATACAAGCAGTGCCACGGTAAATTAAGCTAA
- the mutT gene encoding 8-oxo-dGTP diphosphatase MutT, with protein sequence MKVVHVAVGVVRRGTQVFISLRADNAHQGGKWEFPGGKVEDNETVLDALRRELQEEIGILVQSSEPLLIIEHDYGDKLVKLDVHAVSAFNGEPEGKENQQTRWVEVSALEAGEFPAANVAIIDALQQKYSK encoded by the coding sequence ATGAAAGTTGTACATGTTGCCGTTGGGGTAGTACGTCGCGGCACACAAGTGTTTATCAGCCTGCGGGCTGATAACGCCCATCAAGGCGGCAAGTGGGAATTTCCTGGCGGTAAAGTTGAAGATAATGAAACTGTACTTGATGCATTGCGCCGAGAGTTGCAAGAAGAGATTGGCATTCTAGTGCAGTCTAGCGAGCCTTTGCTTATCATTGAACATGATTATGGCGATAAGCTTGTTAAGCTTGATGTACATGCTGTGAGTGCGTTTAACGGTGAACCTGAAGGTAAGGAAAACCAACAAACGCGCTGGGTTGAAGTAAGTGCATTGGAAGCTGGTGAATTTCCGGCAGCTAATGTGGCTATAATAGATGCGCTTCAACAGAAATATTCGAAGTAG
- a CDS encoding aspartoacylase — translation MINKIALVGGTHGNETSGIQLIHNWQSEGFSDALSSRYSSLDVSLTIANPDALSANVRFVEEDLNRQFTLEALSNASDAKEAKLAKKLNQQFGPKGNSTTDLVIDIHNTTSNMGATLIILEADDFHIQLARFVKHHMPEANILLEDEKPYLEHGYLCTTGKRGVMIEVGAQPQGVLREDVYLLTQTMAEVILDFCQAYNTDSLEQYAECEVFRLGENIKFPLSAEGKRTAMIHHSLQDNDFAPLIPGAPVFRTFDGKDIEWQEAQETYPHFINEAAYHKLDVAFATATRLML, via the coding sequence ATGATTAATAAAATTGCGCTTGTTGGTGGAACACATGGTAATGAAACCAGTGGTATTCAACTTATTCATAACTGGCAATCTGAAGGGTTCTCTGATGCGCTATCATCGCGCTATTCATCACTGGACGTGTCGCTTACCATTGCTAACCCAGACGCCCTAAGCGCTAATGTGCGATTTGTTGAAGAAGATTTGAATCGTCAGTTCACCCTAGAAGCCTTAAGCAACGCCAGCGATGCTAAAGAGGCGAAGCTAGCTAAAAAGCTTAACCAGCAATTTGGCCCTAAAGGCAATTCTACAACTGACTTGGTAATTGATATTCACAACACCACCAGTAACATGGGTGCAACGCTAATCATTTTAGAAGCTGATGATTTCCATATTCAGCTCGCGCGATTTGTGAAGCATCATATGCCTGAAGCGAACATTCTTTTAGAAGATGAAAAACCGTATTTAGAGCACGGTTATTTGTGTACCACGGGCAAACGTGGCGTAATGATTGAGGTAGGCGCACAACCTCAAGGTGTGTTGCGAGAAGACGTTTATTTGCTTACCCAAACCATGGCTGAAGTTATTCTGGATTTTTGCCAAGCGTATAACACAGATAGCCTTGAACAATACGCTGAGTGCGAGGTGTTTAGACTAGGGGAAAATATTAAATTCCCACTTAGTGCCGAGGGTAAACGTACTGCGATGATCCACCACTCATTGCAAGATAACGACTTCGCCCCGCTTATTCCAGGTGCACCGGTATTTCGCACCTTTGATGGTAAAGACATTGAATGGCAAGAAGCACAGGAAACCTATCCTCACTTCATCAACGAAGCGGCTTATCACAAGCTAGATGTGGCTTTTGCCACTGCAACACGGCTTATGCTGTAA
- the yacG gene encoding DNA gyrase inhibitor YacG translates to MVVNCPTCAKSVTWNSESEFRPFCSKKCQLIDLGEWASEEHKIAAKPSEQPSAKEVDIEEIEAMLAKQSDDFFKH, encoded by the coding sequence ATGGTTGTAAATTGCCCAACTTGTGCGAAGTCCGTTACTTGGAATAGTGAAAGCGAATTTCGTCCTTTTTGTAGTAAAAAATGTCAACTTATTGATTTAGGCGAATGGGCTTCTGAAGAACATAAAATTGCTGCAAAACCATCTGAACAGCCTTCCGCTAAAGAAGTCGACATTGAAGAAATAGAAGCAATGCTTGCTAAGCAATCTGACGACTTTTTCAAACACTAA